In the Theobroma cacao cultivar B97-61/B2 chromosome 1, Criollo_cocoa_genome_V2, whole genome shotgun sequence genome, one interval contains:
- the LOC18613337 gene encoding photosystem I reaction center subunit II, chloroplastic yields MATQAGLFTPTISTPKSLVPWKPSSSFSFATPKSLNLSMAHSTIRAAAADQEAATKEEAPVGFTPPELDPNTPSPIFSGSTGGLLRKAQVEEFYVITWDSPREQIFEMPTGGAAIMRQGPNLLKLARKEQCLALGTRLRSKYKINYQFYRVFPNGEVQYLHPKDGVYPEKVNPGRQGVGQNFRSIGKNVSPIEVKFTGKQVYDL; encoded by the coding sequence ATGGCAACGCAAGCAGGCCTCTTCACCCCCACAATCAGCACCCCGAAATCCCTGGTGCCATGGAAGCCATCCTCGTCATTTTCATTCGCTACCCCCAAGTCCCTCAACCTCTCCATGGCTCACAGTACCATTAGGGCTGCAGCTGCAGACCAGGAGGCTGCCACGAAGGAAGAAGCTCCCGTGGGCTTCACCCCTCCCGAATTGGACCCAAACACTCCATCACCCATTTTTTCAGGAAGCACGGGAGGGCTGCTAAGAAAGGCCCAGGTTGAAGAATTCTACGTCATCACATGGGATTCACCCAGAGAACAAATCTTTGAAATGCCAACTGGAGGCGCAGCCATCATGAGGCAAGGACCTAACTTGCTCAAGTTGGCCAGGAAAGAGCAGTGCTTGGCGCTCGGTACCAGACTGAGGTCTAAGTACAAGATCAACTACCAGTTTTACAGGGTTTTCCCCAATGGCGAGGTTCAATATCTTCACCCCAAAGATGGAGTTTATCCTGAGAAAGTGAACCCTGGTCGTCAAGGAGTGGGGCAGAACTTCAGATCAATTGGGAAGAATGTGAGTCCCATTGAGGTTAAGTTCACCGGGAAACAAGTTTATGACTTGTAA
- the LOC18613338 gene encoding pre-mRNA-splicing factor 18, with amino-acid sequence MDLLKQELLKKRQSLAQETGGRRVFKRSEMEQKQIQKLREQEKRELEAKSRRQSTTSSSTTNATSAKSNPSASSTASTTATSTAGSSKSLTDEQNIDNLDLPRQEVIRRLRFLKQPITLFGEDDAARLDRLKYVLKAGLFEVDSDMTEGQTNDFLRDIAELRKRQKTGMLSERKRKDREEGGGGEDGEGGGGEEELSGDGGSSGVDMDKDLKRMKANFDELCDEDKILVFFKRLLNEWNQELDEMGEAEKRTAKGKSMVATFKQCARYLNPLFKFCRKKVLPDDICQALLVVVECCMKRDYLAAMDQYIKLAIGNAPWPIGVTMVGIHERSAREKIYTNSVAHIMNDETTRKYLQSVKRLMTFCQRRYPTLPSKAVEFNSLANGSDLQSLLAEEKVSGGSSSDDRLRLMPAPKES; translated from the exons ATGGATCTCCTCAAACAAGAACTTCTTAAGAAACGGCAGAGCCTAGCTCAGGAGACCGGCGGCAGGCGCGTCTTCAAACGATCCGAAATGGAACAAAAGCAAATCCAAAAGCTTCGCGAGCAAGAGAAACGCGAACTCGAAGCTAAATCTCGCCGCCAATCCACCACATCCTCCTCCACCACCAACGCCACTTCCGCCAAATCAAATCCCTCCGCTTCCAGCACGGCATCCACGACCGCAACTTCCACCGCCGGTTCCTCCAAATCCCTCACCGATGAACAAAACATCGACAACCTCGACCTTCCAAGGCAAGAAGTCATCCGGCGCCTCCGCTTCCTCAAACAGCCAATCACTCTCTTTGGCGAAGACGACGCAGCTCGTCTTGACAGGTTAAAATACGTCTTAAAAGCCGGGCTTTTCGAGGTTGATAGCGATATGACCGAGGGTCAAACCAATGATTTCTTGAGAGACATTGCGGAGCTGCGGAAGCGGCAGAAGACGGGGATGTTGAGCgagaggaagagaaaggaTAGGGAAGAAGGGGGAGGAGGAGAGGATGGGGAAGGAGGCGGAGGAGAAGAGGAGTTGAGTGGTGATGGTGGGTCCAGTGGAGTCGATATGGATAAGgatttgaaaagaatgaaGGCGAATTTCGATGAGTTATGTGATGAAGATAAGATTCTGGTGTTTTTCAAGAGGTTGTTGAATGAGTGGAACCAGGAGCTGGATGAGATGGGTGAGGCTGAGAAGAGGACTGCGAAAGGGAAGTCCATGGTCGCCACGTTCAAGCAGTGCGCCCGGTATTTAAATCCGTTGTTCAAGTTTTGTCGGAAGAAG GTTCTTCCAGATGATATCTGTCAAGCATTGTTGGTAGTGGTTGAGTGCTGCATGAAGCGGGACTACCTGGCTGCAATGGATCAGTACATTAAGTTAGCTATTGGTAATGCACCCTGGCCAATTGGTGTCACGATGGTTGGTATCCATGAACGTTCAGCTCGTGAGAAGATCTACACTAATAGTGTTGCCCACATAATGAATGATGAGACAACTCGCAAATACTTGCAGTCGGTCAAAAGATTAATGACCTTTTGCCAACGACGTTATCCCACCCTTCCATCTAAAGCAGTTGAGTTCAACAGTTTGGCTAATGGCAGCGACTTACAGTCACTGCTAGCAGAAGAGAAGGTTTCTGGGGGTAGTTCCTCAGATGACAGGCTTAGGTTAATGCCTGCTCCAAAGGAAAGCTAG
- the LOC18613339 gene encoding N-alpha-acetyltransferase 20, translated as MTTIRRFCCNDLLRFASVNLDHLTETFNMSFYMTYLARWPDYFHVAEGPGKRIMGYIMGKVEGQGESWHGHVTAVTVAPEYRRQQLAKKLMNLLEDISDKIDKAYFVDLFVRASNTPAIKMYEKLGYVIYRRVLRYYSGEEDGLDMRKALSRDIEKKSIIPLKRPVTPDELEYD; from the exons ATGACGACGATTCGCAGATTTTGCTGCAATGATCTTCTTCGTTTCGCTTCCGTCAACCTCGACCACTTAACCGAAACA TTTAACATGTCATTCTACATGACCTATTTAGCTCGATGGCCCGATTATTTTCATGTAGCTGAAGGCCCCGGCAAACGTATCATGGGTTACA TTATGGGAAAAGTTGAGGGGCAAGGTGAGTCTTGGCATGGCCATGTAACAGCAGTCACCGTAGCACCAGAATATCGCAGGCAGCAGCTTGCTAAGAAACTGATGAACCTTTTGGAAGACATCAGCGATAAGAT TGATAAGGCATACTTTGTGGATCTTTTTGTGAGGGCTTCTAATACTCCAGCCATAAAGATGTATGAAAAG CTTGGGTATGTAATATACCGAAGGGTGTTGCGCTATTACTCAGGAGAGGAAGATGGGTTAG ATATGAGGAAAGCATTATCTAGAGATATTGAAAAGAAATCAATCATCCCCCTCAAACGGCCAGTTACACCAGATGAGTTGGAGTATGATTAG